The Pseudomonas fluorescens nucleotide sequence CGCCGGGTTGCTGTACGGGAACAGCGCCTGCTGGTGATGCAGGACGTTGACCCACACCGCCGGGCTGAGCACCAGCAGGACGATCGCCGAGATCAGCCCGCTCATGCTGCCAACCACCGCTCCGCGGGTGGTCAGGCCTTTCCAGAACATCGACAGGAACAGCACCGGGAAGTTGACCGAGGCGGCGATGGCCAGCACCAGGCCGGAGAGGAAGGCGATGTTCTGCGACTCGAACATCAGCCCGAGAATGATCGCCAGCACGCCAATGCCCAAGGTAGCCAGGCGTGAGACACGCATCTCTTGCTTCTCGGTGGCCTGGCCCTTGCGGATCACGCAGGCATACAGGTCATGGGACACCGCCGAGGCGCCAGACAGCGCCAGGCCGGCGACCACGGCCAGGATCGTGGCGAAGGCCACCGCCGAAATGAAACCGAGGAACAGGTTGCCACCTACCGCCTGGGCCAGGTGCACCGCGATCATGTTACCGCCGCCGATGATTGCGCCGCTGGCATCGCGGTAGGCGGGCTCGGTACCGACCATGACGATGGCGCCAAAGCCGACCACGATCAGCAACAGGTAGAAGTAGCCAATGAAACCGGTGGCATAGAACACGCTCTTGCGCGCTTCCTTGGCGTCACTGACGGTAAAGAAACGCATGAGGATATGTGGCAGCCCCGCTGTGCCAAACATCATCCCAAGACCCAGGGAAATGGCATCTATCGGGTTGGACAGCAAGCCACCGGGGGCCATGATCGCCGTGCCTTTGGCGTGCACTGCCGCCGCACCAGCGAACATCGCCTCGGTGCTGAAGCCAAAGTGCTTGAGCACCATGAAGGCCATGAAGCTGGTGCCCGAGAGCAGCAACACGGCCTTGATGATCTGTACCCAGGTGGTCGCCAGCATGCCGCCGAAGGTCACGTAGAAAACCATCAGCACCCCGACCAGCAGCACCGCATTGAAGTAGCTGATACCGAACAGCAGTTCGATCAGTTTGCCGGCACCGACCATCTGCGCCACCAGGTACATCAGCGCCACGGTCAGGGTGCCGAAGGCCGAGGTCAGGCGCACCGGGGTCTGTGCCAGGCGGTAGGAGACCACGTCGGCAAAGGTGTATTTACCCAGGTTGCGCAGGCGCTCGGCAATCAGGAACAGGATGATCGGCCAGCCGGCCAGTACCCCCAGGGCATACAGCAGGCCATCGTAGCCGTTGAGGAACATCATCGCCGAGATGCCGAGAAAGGAGGCCGCGCTGATCATGTCGCCGGCAATGGCCAGGCCATTCTGAAAGCCGGTCAAGCCACCACCGGCGGTATAGAAGTCGCTCGCCGAGCGGGTACGCAGCGCCGCCCAGCGGGTAATGCCCAGGGTGAACAGGACAAACAGCAGGAACATCGCGATCGCGGTCCAGTTCATTGTGCACACTCCCGCTTGACCTTGTCGTTCAAGGGGTCGAGCACATTGTTGGCGCGGTGCACGTAGATCCCGGTCAGGGCAAACGAGGCCAGCACGATCAGTACCCCGACCAGCATGCCGACCGTGGTCACCCCACCGCTCAATGACTGGCCCAGGGTCTCGGGGGAGAAGGCCACCAGCAAAACGAAACCATAATAGATAACCAGCATGGCCAGGGTCAGGACGCCATTGAGGCGGCGCTTGCGTCTGACCAACTGCTGGAAGTCGGGGTGTCGGGTGATGCTTTCGATGTCGTTGGGGGTCATGAGCGTTCTCTTTTTATTGTTGGTTGTTGTCAGGACACGCGGGGTACAGCGGCTAGCGTCGTTTGCGGCTCCTTGGCCTTACAGTTGGTCAAAGTCCAGCACCACCTTGGCGCTGAGCGGATAGCTCTGGCACGACAGTACATAGCCGGCGGCCACTTCGTAGTCTTCTAGGGCGTGGTTGCTGTCCATTTCCACTTCGCCTTCGATGACCTTGCACTTGCAGGTCGAGCA carries:
- a CDS encoding DUF485 domain-containing protein yields the protein MTPNDIESITRHPDFQQLVRRKRRLNGVLTLAMLVIYYGFVLLVAFSPETLGQSLSGGVTTVGMLVGVLIVLASFALTGIYVHRANNVLDPLNDKVKRECAQ